In Mycobacterium gallinarum, a single window of DNA contains:
- a CDS encoding glycosyltransferase family 39 protein, whose protein sequence is MTTTLVLPRERAQEAPNSSGDKCSAVVSRLGLPLLLASTAVLYLWRLGDSGWANAFYAAAVQAGAHNWTAMLFGSSDPANAITVDKTPAALWVMDVSVRLFGLNSWSVLVPQALMGVASVGLLYAAVRRVAGPSAGLLAGAVLAATPVAALIFRFNNPDALLVLLLVAAAYCMQRACEKGSSRWWLVAAGVAVGVGFLAKMLQAFLVLPAFAAAYLVAGHRTLSRRVVDLVIAGSAVVVSAGWYLALVELWPESSRPYIGGSQHNSIIELTLGYNGFGRLTGKETGGLGNLNHDVGWGRLLGAGMGLDIAWLLPAAAICLVAGMILTRRAPRTDPARAALILWGGWLAVSALVFSFSNGIIHAYYTVALAPAVGACIGIGATLLWRNRSDIRAATALSGTVLVTTILGAVLLTRHSEWMPWLRASVSVGGVGAAVLLLVSGRLAPVVARLVAALAVVSCLAAPAGFSIATAATPHSGAIPSVGPSRHVSGPGFGGAGGLLDSPKPSTGLVATLARGAKDYTWAAAVVGSNNAAGYQLASGAPVMAIGGFNGTDPAPTLEKFQQLVATGQIHYFIGDRMMLLTGRWGSSSGGSRAAADIAQWVETHYTPLVVDRAVIYDLSAPAPNT, encoded by the coding sequence GTGACGACGACCCTGGTTCTTCCGCGCGAGCGCGCGCAGGAAGCCCCAAATAGCTCCGGCGACAAGTGCTCTGCCGTGGTCTCGAGGCTGGGACTACCTCTTCTGCTGGCGTCGACGGCGGTGCTCTACCTGTGGAGACTGGGCGACAGCGGGTGGGCGAACGCCTTCTACGCCGCGGCGGTGCAGGCCGGCGCGCACAACTGGACGGCGATGCTGTTCGGGTCGAGCGATCCCGCCAACGCGATCACCGTCGACAAGACTCCCGCGGCGTTGTGGGTCATGGACGTCTCGGTTCGTCTGTTCGGACTGAACTCGTGGAGTGTTCTCGTACCGCAGGCGCTCATGGGTGTCGCGTCCGTCGGGTTGCTCTATGCCGCCGTCCGCCGTGTCGCCGGGCCCAGTGCGGGCCTGCTGGCCGGCGCGGTGCTCGCGGCGACGCCCGTCGCGGCGTTGATTTTCCGCTTCAACAATCCCGACGCGCTGCTGGTGCTCCTGCTGGTCGCCGCCGCGTATTGTATGCAGCGGGCATGCGAAAAAGGCTCCAGCCGTTGGTGGTTGGTGGCCGCGGGCGTTGCGGTGGGTGTCGGCTTCCTGGCCAAGATGCTGCAGGCTTTCCTGGTATTGCCCGCATTCGCAGCCGCGTACCTTGTCGCCGGGCACCGCACGCTGTCGCGCCGCGTCGTCGACCTGGTCATCGCGGGCTCGGCCGTGGTGGTTTCGGCGGGGTGGTACCTCGCGCTCGTCGAACTCTGGCCCGAGTCGTCGCGCCCCTACATCGGCGGATCACAGCACAACAGCATCATTGAACTGACTCTGGGCTACAACGGTTTTGGCCGCTTGACGGGTAAGGAGACCGGCGGCCTCGGCAACCTCAACCACGACGTGGGGTGGGGACGGCTCCTCGGCGCCGGCATGGGCCTTGACATCGCGTGGCTGCTGCCGGCCGCAGCGATCTGCCTGGTGGCCGGCATGATTCTCACTCGGCGCGCGCCGCGCACCGACCCCGCACGGGCCGCGCTCATCCTGTGGGGCGGCTGGCTGGCCGTATCCGCACTGGTTTTCAGCTTCTCCAACGGCATCATCCACGCCTACTACACCGTCGCTCTCGCGCCCGCGGTCGGCGCCTGCATCGGAATTGGCGCAACACTACTGTGGCGGAACAGATCCGACATTCGAGCCGCGACGGCCCTGTCCGGGACGGTGCTTGTCACCACCATCCTCGGGGCGGTGTTGCTGACCCGTCATTCGGAGTGGATGCCGTGGCTGCGGGCGAGTGTCTCGGTCGGGGGAGTCGGGGCCGCGGTGCTGCTGCTCGTATCCGGCCGGTTGGCACCGGTGGTGGCGCGATTGGTGGCGGCGCTGGCGGTCGTGTCGTGTCTCGCGGCGCCCGCGGGTTTCTCGATCGCGACGGCCGCAACGCCGCACAGCGGCGCGATACCGAGTGTGGGGCCGTCTCGCCACGTATCCGGCCCCGGCTTTGGCGGGGCGGGGGGCCTGCTTGATTCGCCGAAGCCGTCGACCGGGCTGGTAGCCACCCTCGCCCGCGGCGCGAAGGACTACACCTGGGCCGCGGCGGTCGTCGGATCCAACAACGCCGCGGGCTACCAACTGGCCAGCGGCGCACCGGTGATGGCGATCGGAGGTTTCAACGGCACCGACCCTGCACCGACTCTCGAGAAGTTCCAGCAGCTCGTCGCCACGGGTCAGATCCACTACTTCATCGGCGATCGCATGATGTTGCTGACCGGCAGGTGGGGATCGTCGAGCGGCGGCAGCCGCGCGGCCGCCGACATCGCGCAGTGGGTGGAGACGCACTACACCCCGCTCGTCGTGGACCGTGCGGTGATCTACGACCTCAGCGCGCCGGCGCCGAATACATAG
- a CDS encoding sensor histidine kinase gives MSSNPHAEPPSRSRLLSPRTWSLRTRLLVSQILLLALVCAGIGVGTMIALQHFLTNQLDDRLAETARRSAGLFEFGPPPPPPGFPPPPGFPGRMIIRDDMGPGPSFLNAPGQAARTVGAVISRGTPLNAGVITADGTRDRISSAAAEQLAHIEPHEAPETVDLDGLGSYRVIAMRAHPPGQTIVTGLPTSEVDDTLLTVGIIFSVVGVLALFGGTTAGFLIIRRQLAPLSTVSAAARQVADLELDRGEVRLPTPIVKVDPAAAHTEIGQLGSSLNRMLDRIAGALSARHASETRVRQFVADASHELRTPLAAIRGYTELAQRKRGDVPDDVAHAMNRVESETERMTRLVEDMLLLARLDTGRPLQQESVDLSRLIVDTVSDAHIAGPGHEWSLDLPDEPVVVTGDEARLHQVLANLLANARTHTPPGTSVTTSLMQSEAGEVVLTVADDGPGIPEWLQPEIFERFARGDTSRSRRGGSTGLGLAIVAAVVKAHRGTIDVRSGPGATVFAVTLPGNSQPSHSASQPRA, from the coding sequence ATGTCCTCAAACCCGCACGCTGAGCCACCGAGCAGGAGCCGGCTGCTCTCACCGCGCACCTGGTCGCTTCGCACGCGGCTGCTCGTGTCCCAGATCCTGCTGTTGGCTTTGGTATGTGCCGGGATCGGTGTCGGCACAATGATTGCGCTGCAACACTTTCTGACCAACCAGCTCGACGATCGGCTGGCGGAGACCGCCAGGCGCTCCGCGGGCCTGTTCGAGTTCGGTCCGCCCCCGCCGCCGCCCGGGTTTCCGCCGCCTCCCGGTTTTCCGGGACGGATGATCATCCGTGACGACATGGGACCGGGACCGTCCTTCCTCAACGCGCCGGGGCAGGCCGCGCGCACGGTCGGCGCGGTGATCTCGCGCGGCACGCCGTTGAACGCGGGTGTCATCACGGCCGACGGCACCCGCGATCGGATCAGCTCCGCCGCGGCAGAACAACTGGCGCACATCGAGCCTCACGAGGCGCCGGAGACCGTCGACTTAGACGGCCTCGGCAGCTACCGCGTGATCGCAATGCGCGCGCACCCGCCCGGCCAGACGATCGTCACCGGCCTGCCGACGTCGGAAGTGGATGACACCCTGCTCACCGTCGGGATCATCTTCAGTGTGGTGGGTGTCCTCGCGCTGTTCGGCGGGACCACGGCGGGATTTCTCATCATTCGCCGTCAACTCGCCCCGCTGTCAACGGTTTCCGCCGCAGCCCGTCAGGTCGCCGACCTGGAACTCGACCGCGGTGAGGTCCGCCTGCCGACCCCGATCGTCAAGGTCGACCCAGCGGCGGCGCACACCGAGATCGGGCAGCTCGGCTCGTCGCTGAACCGGATGCTCGACCGCATTGCGGGCGCGTTGTCCGCCCGGCATGCCAGCGAGACCCGGGTGCGTCAGTTCGTCGCCGACGCGAGTCACGAACTGCGTACGCCGCTCGCGGCGATCCGCGGGTATACCGAACTGGCGCAACGCAAGCGCGGTGACGTACCCGACGACGTCGCGCACGCGATGAACCGGGTCGAGTCCGAGACGGAGCGCATGACGCGCCTCGTCGAGGACATGCTCTTGCTTGCCCGTCTGGACACCGGGCGACCGCTGCAGCAGGAGTCGGTGGATCTTTCGCGGTTGATCGTCGACACCGTCAGCGATGCTCACATCGCCGGTCCCGGCCATGAATGGTCGCTGGACCTGCCCGACGAACCGGTCGTCGTCACCGGTGACGAAGCGCGACTGCACCAGGTCCTGGCCAATCTGCTCGCCAACGCGCGCACCCATACGCCGCCGGGCACGTCGGTCACGACGTCGCTGATGCAATCCGAGGCCGGCGAAGTCGTCCTGACCGTGGCCGACGACGGACCGGGCATACCCGAGTGGCTGCAGCCCGAGATCTTCGAGCGATTCGCCCGCGGCGACACCTCGCGGTCGCGGCGCGGCGGAAGCACCGGCCTGGGGCTGGCGATCGTCGCGGCCGTGGTCAAGGCGCATCGCGGCACCATCGATGTGCGCAGCGGGCCCGGTGCGACGGTGTTCGCCGTGACCTTGCCCGGCAATTCACAGCCAAGCCACAGCGCGAGCCAACCGAGGGCCTAG
- a CDS encoding response regulator transcription factor, giving the protein MRRADGRPIHVLVVDDEPVLAELVSMALRYEGWEIATAGDGATAIALARQTPPDVVVLDVMLPDMSGLDVLHQLREQIPGLPLLLLTAKDSVEDRIAGLTAGGDDYVTKPFSLEEVVLRLRALLRRTGVTSEAGGAKVVVGDLVLDEDSHEVTRAGELITLTATEFELLRFMMRNSKRVLSKAQILDRVWSYDFGGRSNIVELYVSYLRKKIDSGREPMIHTLRGAGYVLKPAR; this is encoded by the coding sequence ATGCGCCGGGCCGACGGTCGGCCCATCCATGTCCTGGTCGTCGACGACGAACCGGTTCTCGCCGAGTTGGTGTCGATGGCGCTGAGGTACGAGGGCTGGGAGATCGCGACAGCGGGCGACGGTGCAACCGCCATTGCGCTGGCCCGCCAGACCCCGCCCGACGTGGTCGTGCTCGACGTCATGCTGCCCGACATGAGCGGGCTTGATGTCCTGCACCAGCTGCGCGAACAGATTCCGGGGCTGCCGTTGCTGCTGCTGACAGCGAAGGATTCGGTCGAGGATCGAATTGCCGGGCTGACCGCGGGAGGCGATGACTACGTGACGAAGCCGTTCAGTCTCGAAGAGGTGGTGCTGCGACTGCGCGCGCTGCTGCGGCGCACGGGGGTCACGAGCGAGGCGGGCGGTGCGAAGGTCGTCGTCGGTGATCTGGTGCTGGATGAGGACAGTCACGAGGTGACCCGCGCGGGTGAATTGATCACGTTGACCGCCACCGAGTTCGAGCTGTTGCGGTTCATGATGCGCAATTCCAAACGCGTACTGAGCAAGGCGCAGATCCTGGACCGTGTCTGGAGCTACGACTTCGGCGGAAGGTCGAACATCGTCGAGCTGTATGTCTCGTATCTGCGCAAGAAAATCGACAGCGGGCGCGAACCGATGATCCACACGCTGCGCGGTGCCGGTTATGTCCTCAAACCCGCACGCTGA
- a CDS encoding ABC transporter permease — MTRFLARRLLNYLVLLALASFVAYVLAAWQFDPLENLLSRNPRPPEAVIEAKRVELNLDRPLLVQFGLWASGVLHGDFGTTIAGQPVTDELWRRVGVSLRLLVLGSVIGTVAGVVIGAWGAIRQYRMSDRVITALSLLVISTPSFVMATLLILSALGINSAVGVQLFEFTGETSPDAVGGAWNQFVDRLQHLVLPTLTLALGGMAGYSRYQRNAMLDVLGQDFIRTARAKGLTRRRALFKHGLRTALIPMATMFAYSFAGLFTGAVFVEKIFGWHGMGEWFIQGLNTQDINIISAIVVFAGVTVLLAGLLSDIIYAALDPRVRVT, encoded by the coding sequence ATGACGCGCTTTCTCGCGCGCCGGCTGCTCAACTACCTCGTGCTGCTGGCGCTGGCGTCGTTCGTGGCCTACGTTCTGGCCGCCTGGCAGTTCGACCCGCTCGAGAACCTCCTGAGTCGCAACCCGCGCCCGCCTGAAGCGGTCATCGAAGCCAAACGGGTCGAACTGAATCTCGACAGGCCGCTGCTGGTTCAGTTCGGCCTGTGGGCCTCCGGCGTCCTCCACGGAGATTTCGGCACCACGATCGCCGGCCAGCCCGTGACCGACGAGCTGTGGCGCCGTGTCGGTGTCAGTCTGCGACTGCTGGTCCTCGGTTCGGTGATCGGCACCGTCGCCGGCGTGGTCATCGGCGCGTGGGGTGCGATCCGTCAGTACCGCATGAGCGACCGCGTCATCACCGCGCTGTCATTGTTGGTGATCAGCACTCCGTCGTTCGTGATGGCCACTCTGCTGATCCTGTCGGCGTTGGGCATCAACTCGGCGGTGGGCGTTCAACTTTTCGAGTTCACCGGCGAGACATCGCCGGACGCGGTCGGTGGTGCATGGAACCAGTTCGTCGATCGTCTCCAGCATCTCGTGCTGCCGACGCTCACCCTTGCGCTGGGAGGGATGGCCGGCTACAGCCGCTACCAACGCAACGCGATGCTCGACGTGCTCGGCCAGGACTTCATCCGCACTGCGCGGGCAAAGGGATTGACCCGTCGCAGAGCACTTTTCAAGCACGGGCTGCGCACGGCGCTGATCCCGATGGCGACGATGTTCGCCTACAGTTTCGCGGGACTGTTCACCGGAGCGGTTTTCGTCGAGAAGATCTTCGGATGGCACGGCATGGGTGAATGGTTCATCCAAGGCCTCAACACGCAGGACATCAACATCATCTCGGCCATCGTTGTGTTCGCCGGCGTCACGGTCCTGTTGGCCGGATTGCTGTCGGACATCATCTATGCCGCACTCGATCCGAGGGTGCGCGTGACATGA
- a CDS encoding ABC transporter permease, with amino-acid sequence MTEPVTTDSSTTAKSGVDVASFASRRTLVLRRFARNKPAVVSIAILVLLFVGCYALPPLLPYSYSDLDYFALQQPPSTDHWFGTNALGQDLLAQTLRGMQKSMLIGVCVAFISTVIAATVGTIAGYFGGWRDRTLMWIVDLMLVIPSFLLVTIVVQRTKGDILWMIVLLSVFSWMISSRIVRGMTMSLREREFVVAARYMGVSNTRIILRHIIPNVASIIIIDTALNVGIAVLAETALSYLGFGVQPPDVSLGTLIASGTPSATTFPWLFLFPAGALVLIIFCANLIGDGLRDALDPGSKALRRRRVRK; translated from the coding sequence ATGACCGAACCTGTGACGACAGATTCGTCGACGACCGCGAAGTCCGGTGTCGATGTCGCGTCCTTCGCGTCGAGGCGCACTCTGGTCCTGCGGCGGTTTGCGCGCAACAAGCCCGCCGTGGTGTCGATCGCGATACTCGTCCTTCTGTTCGTCGGCTGCTACGCCCTACCGCCGCTACTGCCCTACAGCTACAGCGATCTGGATTACTTCGCGCTGCAGCAACCGCCGAGCACCGATCACTGGTTCGGCACCAACGCACTCGGCCAGGACCTGTTGGCCCAAACTCTGCGTGGCATGCAGAAGTCGATGCTCATCGGTGTCTGTGTCGCGTTCATCTCCACCGTCATCGCGGCCACGGTCGGGACCATCGCGGGCTACTTCGGCGGCTGGCGCGATCGCACCCTGATGTGGATCGTCGACCTCATGCTGGTGATACCCAGCTTCCTGCTCGTCACCATCGTCGTGCAGCGCACCAAGGGCGATATCCTCTGGATGATCGTTCTGCTGTCCGTCTTCAGCTGGATGATCAGTTCGCGCATCGTGCGTGGTATGACGATGAGCCTGCGTGAACGCGAATTCGTCGTGGCCGCACGGTATATGGGCGTGAGCAATACGCGGATAATCCTGCGTCACATCATTCCGAACGTCGCCTCCATCATCATCATCGACACCGCGCTGAACGTCGGAATCGCGGTCCTCGCCGAGACCGCGCTGAGCTATCTGGGCTTCGGTGTGCAGCCGCCTGACGTGTCGCTGGGAACCCTCATCGCCAGTGGCACCCCGTCGGCAACGACCTTCCCGTGGCTGTTCCTGTTCCCCGCAGGTGCGCTCGTGTTGATCATCTTCTGCGCCAACCTCATCGGCGATGGCTTGCGCGACGCGCTCGACCCGGGCAGTAAAGCTCTGCGGCGGCGGAGGGTACGCAAATGA
- a CDS encoding dipeptide ABC transporter ATP-binding protein: MSLLEVSDLTVAFPTDTDVVHAVRGMNFHVDPREVVALVGESGAGKSASAMAVVGLLPEYAAVSGSVRLQGNELIGLSDQEMSQIRGKTIGTVFQDPMSALTPVYPVGDQIAEAIEIHQRDTTRRAARARAVELLDLVGIAQPDQRARAFPHELSGGERQRVVIAIAIANDPDLLICDEPTTALDVTVQAQILDVLKTARDVTGAGVLIITHDLGVVAEFADRALVMYAGRPVEIASVEELYENRRMPYTAGLLGSVPRLDAARGARLVPIPGAPPAMAALPPGCPFEPRCPLAIDDCRANEPELLEIAPDHRAACIRTDEVAGRSAAQIYGVSTEPPDAADDDADRTVVLRVRDLVKTYKLTKGVVFRRQVGEVRAVDGISFELEQGRTLGIVGESGSGKSTTLHQILELTAPQSGSIEVLDTDVATLDSRSRRALRGDLQAVFQDPVASLDPRLPVFEVLAEPLSANGFDKRTIDDRVAELLGIVGLRREDAARYPAEFSGGQKQRIGIARALALQPKILALDEPVSALDVSIQAGIINLLLDLQQQFGLSYLFVSHDLSVVKHLAHRVAVMYKGTVVEQGDGDQVFSSPQHEYTRRLLAAVPQPEVNRR, from the coding sequence ATGAGCCTGCTCGAGGTGAGCGATCTGACGGTTGCCTTCCCCACCGACACCGACGTCGTCCATGCGGTGCGGGGAATGAACTTTCACGTCGACCCCCGAGAGGTCGTCGCGCTCGTCGGTGAATCGGGTGCCGGCAAGTCGGCCAGCGCGATGGCCGTCGTCGGCCTGCTACCCGAGTACGCCGCGGTGTCGGGTTCGGTTCGGTTGCAGGGCAACGAGCTCATCGGGCTTTCCGATCAAGAGATGTCGCAGATTCGCGGCAAGACCATCGGCACGGTGTTCCAGGACCCGATGTCGGCGCTCACGCCCGTCTACCCGGTCGGCGACCAGATCGCCGAAGCGATCGAGATCCACCAGCGAGACACCACCAGACGGGCGGCGCGGGCTCGCGCCGTCGAGCTGCTCGATCTGGTCGGTATCGCCCAGCCGGATCAGCGGGCGCGGGCGTTTCCCCACGAACTGTCCGGCGGCGAGAGGCAGCGCGTGGTCATCGCCATCGCGATCGCCAACGATCCGGATCTGCTGATCTGCGACGAGCCGACGACTGCTTTGGACGTCACGGTGCAGGCGCAGATCCTCGACGTGCTCAAGACCGCACGCGACGTGACCGGCGCCGGCGTTCTGATCATCACCCACGACCTCGGGGTGGTCGCCGAGTTCGCGGACCGCGCCCTGGTGATGTACGCCGGACGGCCCGTCGAGATCGCGTCTGTCGAGGAGCTGTACGAGAACCGCCGAATGCCCTACACCGCCGGGCTTCTCGGATCGGTACCTCGCTTGGACGCCGCGCGGGGGGCGCGGCTGGTGCCGATACCGGGCGCCCCGCCCGCCATGGCCGCGCTACCGCCCGGCTGCCCGTTCGAGCCGCGCTGCCCGCTCGCCATCGACGACTGCCGCGCCAACGAACCGGAACTGCTCGAGATCGCACCGGACCACCGGGCCGCGTGCATCCGCACCGACGAGGTAGCCGGACGCAGTGCGGCGCAGATCTACGGCGTGTCCACCGAACCTCCCGACGCCGCCGATGATGATGCCGACCGCACAGTGGTGCTGCGGGTCCGGGACCTCGTCAAGACGTACAAGCTGACCAAGGGTGTGGTGTTCCGCAGGCAGGTCGGCGAGGTGCGCGCGGTCGACGGCATCAGTTTCGAGCTCGAGCAGGGCCGCACGCTCGGCATCGTCGGCGAGTCCGGTTCGGGTAAGTCGACCACGTTGCATCAGATCCTGGAATTGACCGCGCCGCAGTCGGGTTCGATCGAGGTGCTCGACACCGACGTCGCGACTCTCGATTCACGGTCCCGCCGTGCCCTGCGCGGCGATCTGCAGGCGGTGTTCCAGGACCCGGTGGCCTCGCTGGACCCACGGCTGCCGGTGTTCGAAGTGCTGGCAGAGCCGTTGAGCGCCAACGGTTTCGACAAGAGGACCATCGACGACAGGGTGGCCGAGCTACTCGGTATCGTCGGCTTGCGGCGGGAGGACGCCGCTCGCTACCCCGCTGAGTTCTCCGGTGGGCAGAAGCAGCGCATCGGTATCGCGCGTGCCCTGGCGCTGCAACCCAAGATCCTCGCCCTCGACGAGCCGGTTTCGGCGCTCGACGTGTCGATCCAGGCGGGCATCATCAACCTGCTGCTGGACCTGCAGCAGCAGTTCGGGCTGTCCTACCTGTTCGTGTCCCACGACCTTTCCGTGGTCAAGCATCTGGCCCACCGGGTGGCGGTGATGTACAAGGGCACGGTCGTCGAGCAGGGCGACGGTGACCAGGTGTTCAGCAGCCCGCAACACGAGTACACCCGCCGATTGCTCGCCGCGGTTCCGCAACCGGAGGTGAATCGCCGCTAG
- a CDS encoding ABC transporter family substrate-binding protein, which translates to MSLRRITQALGMATVIAALTLTACSDSNQEAPSAGGSAEVGSTNDVNPQDVANLKQGGNLRLALNDFPPNFNSLHIDGNTGDVASIERPTMPRAFRIAADGSASVNTDYFTSVELTSTDPQVVTYTINPKAVWSDGTPITWEDLQSQINATSGKDKGFAIAATNGSDRVEKVERGVDDRQAVITFAKPWSDWKGMFAGSTMLLPKSSTATPEAFNRAQLNGPGPSAGPFLISNLDRGAKRITLTRNPKWWGEAPLLDSITYLILDDAARIPALQNNTIDATGLATLDEMEIARRTNGVAIRRAPGLGWYHFTFNGSPDRILADPALRRAVARGIDRNTIAAVVQRGLADNPVPLNNHIYVAGQEGYQDNSGVVAFDPEKAKQELDALGWRMNGQFREKDGKQLVIRDVLFDSLGTRQYAQIAQNNLAQIGVKLDLDIRPAAGFFTDYVTVGNFDIAQFSWSGDAFPLSSLTQIYRTGAESNFGNISSPAIDAKIEETVSELDPAKARTLANEMDKLLFEEVFSLPLTQSTGNVAVRSNLANFGAFGLADANYSTIGFMK; encoded by the coding sequence ATGAGCCTCCGACGCATCACTCAGGCCCTGGGCATGGCAACTGTAATCGCTGCCCTGACCCTGACCGCCTGCTCCGACAGCAACCAGGAGGCGCCATCGGCGGGCGGATCCGCCGAAGTCGGCAGCACCAACGACGTCAACCCGCAGGACGTCGCGAACCTGAAGCAGGGCGGCAACCTACGGCTGGCGCTGAACGACTTCCCGCCGAACTTCAACTCACTTCATATCGACGGCAACACCGGCGACGTTGCATCGATCGAACGCCCGACGATGCCGCGGGCATTCCGGATCGCCGCCGACGGCTCGGCCTCCGTCAACACCGACTACTTCACCAGCGTGGAGCTGACGAGCACCGACCCTCAGGTCGTCACGTACACCATCAATCCCAAAGCGGTGTGGAGCGACGGAACCCCGATCACCTGGGAGGACCTCCAGTCCCAGATCAACGCCACCAGCGGCAAGGACAAAGGTTTCGCGATCGCCGCCACCAATGGCAGCGATCGGGTCGAGAAGGTGGAACGCGGCGTCGACGATCGACAGGCCGTCATCACGTTTGCCAAGCCCTGGTCCGACTGGAAGGGCATGTTCGCGGGCAGCACCATGCTGCTGCCGAAGAGTTCGACGGCTACCCCGGAGGCGTTCAACCGAGCGCAGCTCAACGGGCCCGGCCCCTCTGCAGGTCCCTTCCTCATCTCCAACCTCGACCGCGGCGCGAAGCGGATCACGTTGACGCGCAACCCCAAATGGTGGGGTGAGGCACCGCTGCTGGACAGCATCACGTACCTGATCCTGGACGACGCCGCGCGCATCCCGGCACTGCAGAACAACACGATCGACGCCACCGGCCTCGCCACCCTCGACGAGATGGAGATCGCCAGGCGCACCAACGGCGTCGCCATCCGTCGCGCCCCGGGGCTGGGCTGGTATCACTTCACGTTCAACGGATCCCCGGACCGGATCCTGGCGGATCCAGCATTGCGACGCGCCGTCGCGCGAGGCATCGATCGCAACACCATTGCGGCGGTGGTCCAGCGGGGGCTCGCCGACAACCCGGTGCCGCTGAACAACCACATCTACGTCGCCGGCCAGGAGGGCTACCAGGACAACAGCGGCGTCGTCGCCTTCGATCCCGAAAAGGCGAAGCAGGAACTGGATGCGTTGGGTTGGCGGATGAACGGCCAGTTCCGCGAGAAGGACGGCAAGCAGCTGGTCATTCGCGATGTGCTCTTCGACTCGCTCGGGACGAGGCAGTATGCCCAGATCGCGCAGAACAACCTCGCCCAGATCGGCGTCAAGCTCGACCTCGACATCCGGCCCGCGGCGGGCTTCTTCACCGATTACGTCACGGTCGGCAACTTCGACATCGCCCAATTTTCTTGGAGCGGTGACGCTTTCCCGCTGTCAAGCCTTACCCAGATCTACCGCACGGGCGCGGAAAGTAACTTCGGCAACATCAGCAGCCCGGCGATCGACGCCAAAATCGAGGAGACAGTGAGCGAACTGGATCCCGCAAAAGCCCGCACGCTCGCCAACGAGATGGACAAGCTGCTGTTCGAGGAGGTCTTCAGCCTTCCGCTGACGCAGTCGACCGGAAACGTCGCGGTGCGAAGCAATTTGGCGAACTTCGGCGCATTCGGCCTCGCCGACGCCAACTACTCGACGATCGGTTTCATGAAGTAG
- a CDS encoding alpha/beta fold hydrolase, producing MTMNAKRRRAHDKLAALPGVRAVRRPVGSGQDGADEEFDLYYVRAGRKSAHPLVVIPGGPGAASVALYRGFRRRAAAEGLDVIMVEHRGVGLSRHDDRGADLPPEALTIGQAVDDVAAVLDDAGVDKAVVYGTSYGTYLAAGFGVRHPQRVHAMVLDSPVLSAQDIDAVREAARSLLWNGEDPETADLAPKVRRLVGDNQLTPAATQLAIAVYGLAGPALLRRQLDLLLTGKHWLWSGMAHATRLVLERKAPYRNEPDLVNRIAYRELNYGATPDGKPFDPAVAYREADTGTTEFDAEPFDLVAQMPNFTWPTVVISGGRDLITPPTVAQRVASLIPNAVLVNLATAGHSIVDLRESAALDVVKEIYDGTFHTLPEREAALDSKPAGLGVRALVWGIEAAAALESVVPAAIPRTVRRATS from the coding sequence ATGACCATGAACGCCAAACGCCGGCGCGCGCACGACAAACTCGCGGCGCTCCCCGGTGTTCGCGCCGTCCGGCGGCCGGTGGGCAGCGGCCAGGACGGCGCAGACGAGGAGTTCGACCTCTACTACGTGCGCGCCGGGCGCAAGTCTGCTCATCCGCTGGTCGTGATCCCGGGCGGACCCGGAGCGGCATCGGTCGCGCTGTACCGGGGCTTCCGCCGTCGCGCAGCCGCTGAGGGCCTGGACGTAATCATGGTCGAGCACCGCGGTGTCGGCCTGTCCCGCCACGACGATCGCGGCGCCGACCTCCCGCCGGAAGCGTTGACGATCGGCCAGGCCGTCGACGACGTGGCCGCGGTACTCGACGATGCGGGCGTCGACAAAGCGGTCGTCTACGGCACCTCTTACGGCACCTATCTCGCAGCGGGATTCGGCGTTCGCCATCCTCAGCGGGTGCACGCCATGGTCCTCGACTCACCTGTGCTGTCCGCCCAGGACATCGACGCGGTCCGCGAGGCGGCCCGCAGCCTGCTCTGGAACGGCGAGGACCCCGAGACCGCAGACCTGGCGCCCAAGGTGCGACGGTTGGTCGGCGACAACCAGTTGACGCCGGCAGCCACCCAGCTGGCGATCGCCGTCTACGGCCTAGCCGGACCCGCGCTGCTGCGGCGTCAACTGGATCTGCTACTTACCGGCAAGCACTGGCTGTGGTCGGGCATGGCCCACGCCACCCGGCTGGTGCTGGAACGCAAGGCGCCATACCGAAACGAGCCCGACCTCGTCAACCGCATCGCATACCGCGAGCTGAACTATGGCGCGACACCTGACGGCAAGCCGTTCGACCCTGCCGTGGCATATCGCGAAGCTGACACAGGCACAACAGAATTCGATGCCGAGCCCTTCGATCTGGTCGCCCAGATGCCGAACTTCACCTGGCCGACGGTGGTGATCTCGGGAGGTCGTGACCTGATCACGCCGCCGACGGTGGCACAGCGGGTCGCGTCGCTGATTCCGAACGCGGTCCTGGTCAACTTGGCGACCGCGGGGCACAGCATCGTCGACCTGCGCGAAAGCGCGGCCCTGGACGTCGTCAAGGAGATCTACGACGGCACGTTCCACACACTCCCCGAACGCGAGGCCGCCCTGGATTCGAAACCCGCCGGGCTCGGCGTGCGCGCTTTGGTCTGGGGTATCGAGGCGGCAGCAGCCCTCGAATCTGTGGTGCCCGCGGCGATCCCCCGAACCGTGCGCCGGGCTACTTCATGA